The sequence below is a genomic window from Vibrio navarrensis.
GGTGATCACCGGGCGCGGTGCACATCGCACTCTGATCGAAATGGCGGACACTGTCTCTGAAGTGAGAAATGTGAAACACGCTTTTGAATCCGGTATCAAAGCATTGAAAGGGGTTGATTGGTAGCCTTTTCCTCGTCACACATCGCTTGCAATAAGGGCGACTTAATGGTCGCCCTTATTGTGTTTAGTTTAATTTACTTATTGCGTTTAGTTGAACAGTCCTTTTAACAATCCATCCACCGCTTGCTTGGTTTTTTCATCTTTGATCTTATCGGTCAACTTCTCGACTCCGCGGTCGATCTCTTTTTGCGCTTTCTGCTTGAGCACATCGTCAAACACTAGCTTGAATTTTGGATCCGCCCAACTGCCTGAAATGTTGATAGGAATTGTCACGTCTCTCAGTTCATCAATATCCTTACCACCCTGACCTTCTAACGTGCCAACAATGGAAGTACTGACCGTAAAATCAACCGTTTGATTGATGTAGTTTGCTTCTCCTTTCCCACGAATACGCAGTAGCGGAGATTGCATGTGCATGTTATTGGTTGTCACCTTGCCTTTGTTCAACGTCAACGTTGCCGTCATTGAACTGAAGTCGGTTTTTTGTACTCCATCGGTCGCGTCTAACTTTTCACCTTTAATCTTGGCGTAGTTTTCACGAATCATCTGCGCGACGTTAATTCCGTTGACGGCACCATCAGCAAAATTGATTTCAACTGTACCGACAAGGTTTTTCTGAATACCGCTTGGCGTTAAGCTTGCACCCTTGACATCAACATCGATATTACCCGTACCTTCCAGCTTGTCGTTTTGTGCCACATCTACCAATAGCGGTTGCACTTGGACACCTTTGATGCGCTTTTTCACACTATAAGTGGCGGGTGATCGGCGGGCATCCAGTTTCGCACTGGCGTTGATAGAGCCTTGATAGAGATTGGCATCAAAGCGATCTAAGGTCGCGATACCACGGTTCACAGTGAACTTGGTGATGACATTTTGCAGCTTGGCATTGTTGGCTTTGAACTTATCAATGTTTACTTGACCGATCACATCCAACGTTTTTAACGCGCTCAGATCAGGCTCAACGTCGTTGTTTACCTCTGGATGCGCTTCTTTGTCATTGCTGCTGTTTGTGCTTGCCGTTTCTTGCGATGGCTTGGTTAGGCCGAGAAATTCATCGAGATCAATCTCTGGGCTGTGCAGCGAAAAACGCACTTGGGGAATCTCAGCTAACGTCACATCGGCTTTACCGTCTAAAGCAATGGCGTTGGCGGTCAGTTTATTAAGCACAAGCGATAAATGGCTGCGCGGCACATCAAAGGTCACCTCAGAGCTCATTGCCACCTTCATCGGTGATTGAGGCAGTGATTCCCCATCGAGTTGAGATTCCAACTGGAATGCCTTCACCATCACGGTACTGATTGCCGCATCCACATGCAACTGCGCCGAGCCGTTGGCCGAAAGGTCCATACCGGATGCTTGGCCTTTGACTGCAAAGGTCAGTGCGTTGTCTTTATCAAACTCGAACGTGTCCAGCACCAACTTGATGCTATCCATCTTCGTGGCTGGATCGCTAAACTGACTGTTCAGCTCAATATTGCGCAGAGCATAAGAAGAGAAATCTTGCGCCAACTGAAACTCTAGCTTGCCGTTTGCGCTGAACTGTTGCTGGTTGTT
It includes:
- a CDS encoding AsmA family protein, with protein sequence MKKLFLILAASIAVVVIAVIALVTLVNPNQFKPLITEQVAKQTGLELVIEGDIEWQFFPSIGFALGKTELKNPQGFSQENLFKVENVGIDISVMPLLDKVLQIGDVRLDGAEFHLETRKDGQKNIDALTQQQKTQQETAQQEVISEPPADAPQQASVAAEWRIELAGITVSNAKLVNQDRQAGTSLELYDVNFSLSEFAFEQWTKAEFSAKGKNNQQQFSANGKLEFQLAQDFSSYALRNIELNSQFSDPATKMDSIKLVLDTFEFDKDNALTFAVKGQASGMDLSANGSAQLHVDAAISTVMVKAFQLESQLDGESLPQSPMKVAMSSEVTFDVPRSHLSLVLNKLTANAIALDGKADVTLAEIPQVRFSLHSPEIDLDEFLGLTKPSQETASTNSSNDKEAHPEVNNDVEPDLSALKTLDVIGQVNIDKFKANNAKLQNVITKFTVNRGIATLDRFDANLYQGSINASAKLDARRSPATYSVKKRIKGVQVQPLLVDVAQNDKLEGTGNIDVDVKGASLTPSGIQKNLVGTVEINFADGAVNGINVAQMIRENYAKIKGEKLDATDGVQKTDFSSMTATLTLNKGKVTTNNMHMQSPLLRIRGKGEANYINQTVDFTVSTSIVGTLEGQGGKDIDELRDVTIPINISGSWADPKFKLVFDDVLKQKAQKEIDRGVEKLTDKIKDEKTKQAVDGLLKGLFN